Proteins from a genomic interval of Pecten maximus chromosome 13, xPecMax1.1, whole genome shotgun sequence:
- the LOC117340399 gene encoding uncharacterized protein LOC117340399, with product MIYPKYIVKPTISSRYKPLTEHLSEIEEFKPLCVDEYTPGDTRQRRHYIDNLKNGLPYKCILFRVSAGNNLGTHNFIWRVPMNTIQKEDVLTKNNDVIQGITKDLPTYHTRFMKRNFLQKVTLLCDVKPMEARCIYKDLTGDNSAPETSNEKIIDEKVKQAFELQDPDVILDLREHNEGQPTKYSVFFDHAKTYIENVVETAVDDRRHDTIQHLATAMSVRDLLNQVKGTCPEGTPIPSEQWLRLQFAPKNHSSINSLQYTGNLHVKYQVQSRQLRKSHIDLHYASAIFRYMKDFAVKFRDNAVMVCMDDKHHCKVGEPGHPVAAVDRGKRVIVGQDSVFAVSDHDFTKFSIVPSVTMLIDIPETMDGSFYRGQVNVGVKDLVLEPSNPIRHITELSQILNNEDAAKYKKPIMCIYSDGGPDHRLTYMSVQLAILCLFLKGNYDYIVAARTPPMSSWKNPPERIMSVLNLALQAVGLMRKETSEECERKLRSANSLKQLRELADKYPDIHEEMVDSTQPVKILLTQLFQRLQLKDEPFKCFTAASDREMKEFWGALDRFGEPLDFNEMHQKELKQAVKDRSKWTRFGQSFQHFWNTAAQPGAISSQSRNVV from the exons ATGATTTACCCGAAGTATATTGTCAAGCCCACAATTTCATCCCGATACAAACCACTAACAGAACATCTGTCTGAAATTGAAGAGTTCAAACCTCTATGTGTTGACGAGTATACCCCAGGAGATACACGCCAAAGACGTCATTATATTGACAATTTGAAGAACGGACTTCCCTACAAATGTATTCTGTTTCGAGTGTCTGCAGGGAATAACCTCGGTACACACAATTTCATATGGAGAGTTCCTATGAACACTATCCAAAAAGAAGACGTCTTGACAAAAAACAATGATGTAATACAAGGTATCACCAAAGATTTACCAACATACCATACCAGGTTCATGAAAAGAAACTTCCTGCAAAAGGTAACTCTGTTGTGTGATGTTAAGCCAATGGAAGCCCGCTGCATTTACAAAGATCTTACCGGTGACAATAGTGCACCGGAGACTTCAAATGAAAAGATAATTGATGAGAAAGTGAAGCAGGCCTTCGAGCTACAGGACCCGGATGTGATTCTTGACCTACGAGAACATAATGAAGGTCAGCCAACCAAATACTCTGTGTTTTTTGATCAcgctaaaacatatattgaaaaTGTAGTGGAGACAGCTGTTGATGACAGGAGGCATGATACAATACAACATCTGGCTACAGCAATGTCTGTCAGAGACCTTCTGAACCAAGTGAAGGGTACTTGTCCAGAAGGAACACCCATACCTTCTGAACAGTGGTTGAGATTGCAATTTGCACCCAAAAACCACTCATCAATAAACTCATTGCAGTACACTGGGAATTTACATGTGAAATACCAAGTACAGAGCAGGCAATTGCGAAAAAGTCATATAGACTTGCATTATGCATCAGCAATATTTCGTTATATGAAAGACTTTGCAGTCAAATTTCGTGATAACGCTGTTATGGTGTGTATGGATGACAAACATCACTGTAAGGTTGGTGAACCTGGACATCCTGTCGCAGCAGTGGACAGAGGGAAAAGAGTAATCGTTGGTCAGGATTCTGTGTTTGCTGTTTCTGACCACGACTTCACAAAATTCAGCATTGTTCCAAGTGTGACAATGCTGATTGATATACCTGAAACCATGGATGGATCGTTCTACCGTGGACAAGTTAATGTCGGTGTCAAGGACTTGGTTCTGGAACCATCAAATCCCATACGGCATATAACAGAACTGTCACAAATATTGAACAATGAAGATGCTGCCAAATACAAGAAGCCCATCATGTGTATTTACAGTGACGGGGGTCCAGATCACCGCCTCACCTACATGTCGGTACAGCTGGCAATTCTGTGCCTGTTTCTCAAAGGAAATTATGACTACATAGTTGCAGCAAGGACACCTCCAATGTCGTCATGGAAAAATCCCCCAGAACGTATCATGTCTGTGCTGAACTTGGCCCTTCAGGCTGTTGGACTGATGAGGAAGGAAACTTCAGAGGAGTGCGAGAGGAAGCTGAGGTCTGCTAACAGTTTGAAGCAATTGCGTGAACTTGCTGACAAGTACCCTGACATACATGAGGAGATGGTGGACAGTACACAACCAGTAAAG attttacTGACACAACTCTTCCAACGACTGCAGCTGAAAGATGAACCTTTCAAATGTTTTACTGCTGCTAGTGACAGGGAAATGAAAGAGTTTTGGGGGGCATTGGACAGGTTTGGTGAACCACTGGACTTCAATGAGATGCATCAGAAGGAACTGAAGCAAGCAGTGAAAGACAG ATCAAAATGGACAAGATTTG GCCAGAGCTTTCAGCATTTTTGGAACACTGCTGCACAACCAGGAGCTATTTCTTCACAATCAAGAAATGTGGTGTAG